One window from the genome of Pseudoalteromonas sp. '520P1 No. 423' encodes:
- the ccmE gene encoding cytochrome c maturation protein CcmE, with protein sequence MNPRRKKRMMTLLAVVFGLGTAVGLVLYALQGNINLFYTPTELIEGKGPEKQKPFVGQKLRIGGMVLPGSVVRDPNSLHVEFKLMDKGPIVKILYKGILPDLFREGQGIVAQGNLVAPDTIEAFEVLAKHDEEYMPPEVAEALKGIKHEKPVYNNAKGDY encoded by the coding sequence ATGAACCCTAGAAGAAAAAAACGCATGATGACACTGCTTGCAGTGGTTTTTGGTTTAGGAACTGCTGTTGGTTTAGTACTTTATGCACTTCAAGGTAATATCAACTTGTTCTATACACCAACTGAATTAATTGAAGGTAAAGGTCCTGAAAAACAAAAACCTTTTGTTGGTCAAAAGTTAAGGATTGGTGGCATGGTGCTGCCAGGTTCTGTGGTAAGAGATCCTAATTCTTTACATGTTGAATTTAAATTAATGGATAAAGGCCCAATTGTAAAAATACTGTATAAAGGTATTTTACCTGACTTATTTAGAGAAGGTCAGGGTATCGTAGCGCAAGGAAACCTTGTAGCACCAGATACAATTGAAGCATTTGAAGTATTGGCTAAGCATGATGAAGAATATATGCCGCCAGAAGTTGCAGAAGCTTTAAAAGGCATTAAGCATGAAAAACCTGTTTATAATAATGCCAAAGGAGATTACTAA
- the ccmD gene encoding heme exporter protein CcmD, whose amino-acid sequence MQFNSFSDFIAMGGYGFYVWLSFGTCALILIGIFLDSKLSHQHTLNALAKQIDREARIKKAKQESQ is encoded by the coding sequence ATGCAGTTTAATTCATTTTCAGACTTTATAGCCATGGGTGGTTATGGCTTTTATGTTTGGTTATCCTTTGGAACATGTGCATTGATTTTAATCGGTATTTTCTTAGATAGTAAACTTAGTCACCAACATACTTTAAATGCGCTTGCTAAACAGATAGATCGTGAAGCACGTATTAAAAAAGCAAAGCAGGAGTCACAATAA